Proteins from a single region of Alphaproteobacteria bacterium:
- a CDS encoding esterase-like activity of phytase family protein, which translates to MVPSRIRDIATGLPALVVALWLATACSTAAREPAPAVAIEIEAHAIPLNVDEPTVTEVGKLRWRGGLVLTSPEPRFGGWSDLWIGQDGRALRSVSDEGSWLAATLRYDKRGHLVGVASGMVGSLRGEDGRLLAGKLATDAEGLARLPDGGWLVSFERDHRVMHYPPGEESAGQGLAGRSRRLTTPPEFRWQPVNGGVEAMAVLPDRRTVLLSEAASERPGTVVGWLVDASATWHKFHYQTRDADHRPTSMALLPDGDLVVLERAFDFARGARVAVKRLTVADLRPNTVVRGEELAWLRHPFSVDNLEGVAAVHGPRGGTLLWLLSDNNFNPLQRTILLHFELTP; encoded by the coding sequence ATGGTTCCGTCCCGCATCCGCGACATCGCGACCGGCTTGCCGGCGCTGGTCGTGGCTCTGTGGCTGGCGACTGCCTGCTCGACGGCCGCACGCGAGCCGGCGCCGGCCGTGGCGATCGAGATCGAGGCGCACGCCATCCCGCTCAACGTCGATGAGCCCACCGTCACCGAGGTGGGCAAGCTGCGCTGGCGTGGCGGGCTCGTGCTGACCTCGCCGGAGCCGCGTTTCGGTGGCTGGTCCGACCTCTGGATCGGCCAGGATGGCCGTGCCCTGCGCAGCGTCTCCGACGAAGGCTCATGGCTCGCCGCGACATTACGCTACGACAAGAGGGGCCACCTGGTCGGCGTCGCGTCGGGCATGGTCGGCTCGTTGCGCGGCGAGGACGGCCGGCTGCTGGCCGGAAAGCTCGCGACCGACGCCGAGGGCCTGGCGCGGCTGCCCGACGGCGGCTGGCTGGTGAGCTTCGAGCGCGACCACCGCGTGATGCACTACCCGCCCGGCGAGGAGAGCGCCGGCCAGGGATTGGCCGGCCGGTCGCGCCGCCTGACCACGCCGCCGGAGTTCCGCTGGCAGCCGGTGAATGGCGGCGTCGAGGCGATGGCGGTGCTGCCCGATCGCCGCACCGTGCTGCTCAGCGAGGCCGCGAGCGAACGGCCGGGGACAGTGGTCGGCTGGCTCGTCGACGCCAGCGCGACCTGGCACAAATTCCACTATCAGACGCGCGACGCCGATCATCGACCGACGTCGATGGCGCTGCTGCCCGACGGCGACCTGGTAGTGCTGGAACGCGCCTTCGATTTCGCGCGCGGCGCGCGCGTCGCGGTCAAGCGCCTGACGGTCGCCGACCTGCGGCCCAACACCGTAGTGCGCGGCGAGGAGCTGGCATGGCTGCGCCACCCGTTTTCGGTCGACAATCTCGAAGGCGTCGCCGCCGTTCACGGGCCGCGCGGCGGGACGCTGCTGTGGCTGCTGTCGGACAACAACTTCAACCCCCTGCAGCGCACCATCCTGCTGCATTTCGAGCTGACGCCGTGA
- a CDS encoding dienelactone hydrolase family protein has product MTERRRMARRGLLGGLAAAAVAPAVLAQGRRQPLAEDAAVITVPGHGEFTGKLTPTRLPAKPAPGIVLVHDGFGVTPQMQVYADALAFEGYVALVVDLFRGKTAGTDLEAAELARTAIAEDAAIKAIAMWADWLRSRDFIDRRLGLVAFGPSCAWSLAAARQTLIHPMAFFYGRVQFSEEDAKRYPNHVIAHFGDRDDVAGPAWRYEMENRFRRIGSKLTQVHHYPAGRNFANPLAKAYAKLDAQVAWNATVAFFVSQLGRPEK; this is encoded by the coding sequence ATGACGGAACGACGACGGATGGCCCGGCGCGGCCTGCTGGGCGGCCTCGCGGCGGCCGCCGTGGCCCCCGCCGTGCTGGCGCAGGGGCGCCGCCAGCCCCTGGCCGAGGATGCCGCCGTGATCACGGTGCCCGGCCACGGCGAGTTCACCGGCAAGCTGACGCCGACCAGGCTGCCGGCCAAGCCGGCACCGGGCATCGTGCTGGTGCATGACGGCTTCGGCGTGACGCCGCAGATGCAGGTCTACGCCGACGCGCTGGCCTTCGAGGGCTATGTCGCCCTGGTCGTCGATCTGTTCCGCGGCAAGACCGCCGGCACCGACCTCGAGGCGGCCGAGCTGGCGCGCACGGCGATCGCCGAGGACGCGGCGATCAAGGCCATCGCCATGTGGGCGGACTGGCTGCGCTCGCGCGACTTCATCGACCGCAGGCTGGGACTGGTCGCCTTCGGCCCGTCCTGCGCCTGGTCGCTGGCGGCGGCGCGGCAGACCCTGATCCACCCGATGGCGTTCTTCTACGGCCGCGTGCAGTTCAGCGAGGAGGACGCCAAGCGCTACCCCAACCACGTCATCGCCCATTTCGGCGATCGCGACGATGTCGCCGGGCCGGCCTGGCGCTACGAGATGGAGAACCGCTTCCGCCGCATCGGCTCGAAGCTGACCCAGGTCCACCACTATCCGGCGGGCCGCAACTTCGCCAACCCGCTGGCCAAGGCCTACGCCAAGCTCGACGCCCAGGTGGCGTGGAACGCCACCGTGGCGTTCTTCGTCTCGCAGCTGGGACGGCCGGAGAAGTGA
- a CDS encoding AAA family ATPase, with the protein MARARARVVILNGVGSVGKSATARALQAIATRPFLHVAMDAFLEMLPAAMLDHPDGLVFERAEHDGLPVIAIKGGPVLERAMLGMRHAIAALAAQGNDLIVDEVMLDAAPVRQYRDLLKDVDLRLVGLFAPLDVLEARERARGDRQIGLARWQHDRVHRGIVYDLEVDTAAMPPSACAELIRERFDL; encoded by the coding sequence ATGGCGCGGGCGCGAGCGCGGGTCGTCATCCTGAACGGCGTCGGCAGCGTGGGCAAAAGCGCCACGGCCCGCGCGCTCCAGGCGATCGCCACCAGGCCGTTCCTGCATGTCGCCATGGACGCGTTCCTGGAGATGCTGCCTGCGGCCATGCTCGATCATCCCGACGGCCTGGTGTTCGAGCGGGCGGAGCATGACGGACTGCCGGTCATCGCCATCAAGGGCGGCCCCGTGCTCGAGCGTGCCATGCTGGGCATGCGTCACGCCATCGCCGCGCTGGCGGCGCAGGGCAACGATCTCATCGTCGACGAGGTGATGCTCGACGCCGCCCCGGTGCGGCAGTACCGTGACCTGCTGAAGGATGTCGACCTGCGCCTGGTCGGGCTGTTCGCGCCGCTCGACGTGCTCGAAGCCAGGGAGCGTGCGCGCGGCGATCGGCAGATCGGCCTGGCGCGCTGGCAGCATGATCGCGTCCATCGCGGGATCGTCTACGATCTCGAAGTGGACACGGCGGCGATGCCGCCCAGCGCGTGCGCCGAGCTGATCCGCGAGCGCTTCGATCTCTGA
- a CDS encoding fused MFS/spermidine synthase, producing the protein MHGTIIHGRQFLSPGRRREAAGYYRREGGGGRAVEARMEHGPARIGVVGLGAGALAAYGRDGDTMRFYEINPAVIAMARRDFTYLGDSRAAIETVLGDARLVLEREPPQRYDVLAIDAFSGDAIPVHLLTLEALDVYLRHLAPEGILAFHVSNKFLVLPPVVGALARARGLQARYVGDRDPVSGAAISEWVLLSRKPAPLAHARIAPASSEAPARGPAWTDDFAAPLLALKW; encoded by the coding sequence GTGCACGGCACCATCATCCACGGCCGCCAGTTCCTGAGCCCCGGGCGCCGCCGCGAGGCCGCCGGCTATTACCGACGCGAGGGCGGCGGCGGCCGCGCCGTCGAGGCGCGGATGGAACACGGTCCCGCGCGCATCGGCGTGGTCGGGCTGGGCGCCGGCGCGCTCGCAGCCTATGGCCGCGACGGCGACACGATGCGCTTCTACGAGATCAACCCCGCCGTGATCGCCATGGCGAGGCGCGACTTCACCTATCTCGGCGACAGCAGGGCCGCCATCGAGACGGTGCTGGGCGACGCAAGGCTGGTGCTGGAGCGCGAGCCGCCGCAGCGCTACGACGTGCTGGCGATCGACGCGTTCTCCGGCGACGCGATCCCGGTGCACCTGCTGACCCTGGAGGCGCTCGACGTCTATCTGCGTCACCTCGCGCCTGAGGGCATCCTGGCCTTCCATGTCAGCAACAAGTTCCTGGTCCTGCCGCCGGTGGTGGGTGCACTCGCCAGGGCGCGCGGCCTGCAGGCGCGCTATGTCGGCGACCGCGATCCGGTGAGCGGCGCGGCGATCAGCGAATGGGTGCTGCTGTCGCGCAAGCCCGCGCCGCTGGCCCACGCCCGCATCGCGCCCGCCTCGAGCGAGGCGCCGGCCCGCGGCCCCGCCTGGACCGACGACTTCGCCGCGCCGCTGCTGGCGCTGAAGTGGTAG